The genomic stretch TGGATTAAAAACCATATGGGGAGGCATGCTGGTATTGGAATTTTTGACTCACAACCGTGGTCCGAGTATCTAGAGGGTGCAAGTAACCCGGCATCTTTGCATGCCATGTGCGAGGACTATCGTGCGTCTGCTTCAATTGATTTAATACATGATCGAGCTGATAGAGATGCTGGTAAGAAATTACCAATGCCGTTGCGGGTCTTATGGGGAGATCGCGGTCTAATAGCTAAGTGCTTTTCACCAATTGAAGACTGGAAGAGGGTTGCTGCAGATGTTTCTGGAAGAGGGGTTCCTTGTGGCCACTACATTCCCGAGGAGTTGCCGCAGGAGCTGCTTGCTGAGGCAGAGCAATTCTTTGCTTGAGTAATCTATTTGGCTAGTTTGGGCAAGTTTTTAGAAGTGACTGGCCAGCTTAAAACAATCTTGGGATTAATTTTTAAGATCTTCTTGTCTTTATCCGGATAATTAATTCGGGACAATAAATCAGCAATCAAATTCAGATGTGCAAGCTTTTTGTCATTTGCACAGATGACGGTCCACGGCGCATCTGATGAATTAGTTTTCTTGAGCATTTCGTCTCTAGCTTCAGAGTAAGCGTCCCACATCTTTTGAGCTTTCTGATCGATAGGGCTGATCTTCCACTGCTTCAGCGGATCTTTTTTGCGATCTTTAAGCCTTTTTTCTTGCTCTTCTTTGGAGATATCTAGGTAGTACTTAATGATTTGAATTTCGGATCTTACAAGTAGAGATTCAAAATCATTTACAGTTGCCATGAATAGTTTGTATTGGTCATCAGTGCAAAAGCCCATCACTTTTTCTACGCCGGCGCGGTTATACCAACTTCGATTAAAGAGGACGGTTTCACCAGATGATGGGAGTTGCGCAACATATCTCTGAAAGTACCATTCATGCTCTTCAAGGGAAGAGGGGGCAGCTAGAGCCACAACCTTGGTATCTCTTGGGCTTAAATTTTCAGTAACACTTTTAATGCTGCCATCTTTTCCTGCAGCATCACGTCCTTCAAAAATAACTAAGAGACGTTTGCCTTTTTGAATGTTATGACGCTGAAGTTTGACTAATTCAATTTGCAGAAGCCGTAAGTCTGCCTCGTAAGTATCTTCAGAAATCAGTGACTTACTCACGGGCAGTCCTTAGGAAATGCTGAATGATTATTGAGCGGGTGTCTCTGAAACAACTTTTTTAGCTGGAGCTCTTTTTGTAGCAGCCTTCTTTGCAGGAGCCTTCTTAGCCACGGCTTTCTTGGCTGGCGCCTTCTTAGCGGTAACTTTTTTAGCTGGAGCTTTTTTCGCAACCGCTTTCTTTGCGGGTACTTTTTTAGCTGGAGTCTTTTTCTCTAACTTATCTAGAGCTTTAGCAAGCTTATCAATTAATTTCTCTCTGTCAGCCTCGAGCTTGTCTAGTTTTTTCAATAATTGCTTCACTAATTTTTTCTGACTCATGACGTATTCCTTTAAATAGGGTGCTTGTTATTTAATCTGTGTAATTGGCTGACGCCTACCTCTTGATCCTACGTTCTATTGAACATAGATTCAAGCGATTGTGACAGTCTCATCTAAATTTAATTTGATGCTACATTGGATTTGCATGTTTATGACTTTATTTTCCCTTCCTCGAACTGTGTGGCTCATCGGTCTGATTAGTTTTGTCAATGATGCCGCAAGTGAAATGCTGTATCCCTTGATGCCGCTCTATCTCGCCACTGTATTGATGGTGGGGCCTAGGGCGCTAGGTCTGATTGAGGGGATTGCAGAGGCTACTTCAAGTATCTTTAAATTAGTTTCTGGTGTGATTGTGGATCGCACCAAAAAGACTAAGCCCTGGATTGTGATCGGCTATTTCCTAGCGGGAATTGGCCGACCTTTAATTGCGATGGCAAGTTCTTGGGCATGGGTCTTGTGTATTCGATTTACTGATCGTCTTGGCAAGGGCTTGAGAAGTTCCCCACGGGATGCATTATTGGCCGAGAGTGTTGAGCCCAATCAGCGAGGCATTACCTTTGGATTACATCGGTCGATGGATAATGCAGGTGCAGTCTTTGGACCCCTAATTGCAGCTTACTTATTATGGATACAAGTCCCATTGAGGGATATCTTCTTATGGGCGGTTGTCCCTGGAGTCATCGCCGTAGTTCTGGCACTTTGCCTTAAAGAGCCTGTTCGCGAAAAAGTGACTGTCAAACCTTTTTCATGGTCTCTCGAAGGTCTTCCACCACAATTTAAGCGCTATATTTTGGTGGCTGGTATTTTTGCCTTAGCAAATTCATCGGACATGTTTTTGTTGCTGAGGGCCAGAGAGCTTGGGGTTCCTCAAGAGCAGATTCCTCTCTTATGGGCTGCTATTTCTTTAATCACAACTATTTTTGGAACGCCGCTATCGGCTCTCTCAGATCGATTTAGCCGCAAGAACTTTATTTTGATCGCATGGGCTGCCTTTGCATTTTTTTATATTTCAATGAGTTTTTCTGGTATCACGCTCTGGATGCTTTGCGGGCTATTTGCTGTCTATGGATTGTTTAAGGCAGCTACTGAGGGGGTAGAGAAGGCGCTAGTGGCAGACCTTGCTCCTAGGGGCATGGCGGGAACTGCCTTTGGTTGGTTTAATTTAGTATCGGGTTTGATGTTACTGCCAGCCTCATTAATATTTGGCTTGCTTTATGAATCCTTCAATCCCAGTTACGCATTTCTATTCTCCGGTTCCTGTGCTTGCATAGCCTTTTTGATGCTCGCATTTTGGGTTTTCAGAGTCCCAGAAACACAAAACCCCAGATAAAGACATCATCTGGGGTGATTGGAAAAGCTAGGGGCTGTGGTCAGTTATTCCGGGTGGAAGTTATTACTGGCCATAAAGCTAATGGTGCGCTCAAAGCCCAAAATACGGATATAGCGCCAGGCGATATCGCGGTACTTGCTATCGAGATAGCCAACGGCGACTTCGGGAGTCCTTTTGGACAGGTCGATTTGTTGAATTGCGCGGGCCCAACGTTTGAGTCTTGTTGACATATTTGTCACCTCCATGGGCATACAACGCATGAAAAAGTGACTGGGATGACAGGAATTTGTAATATTTTTAAGAAATGAGTAAATTTTGCTAAATAAGCCCTTTTTTGACCCTTTAACCCTGTATTTCTGCTGCAGCGCGCTCCTTTTTTGCCGCTTTAGCCCGGGCTTTAATGGGTTTGAGGTAGATCAGCAGGCAAACAAAGGCGACGGTACCTAGGGTGGTTTCCAGTGCAGCCATCCAGAAATTAGCCCCTGTTTCCAGAATGCGGACCAGTCCCTCGGTGATGTAGAGCAAGATCAGCATGGAAGCCCATTGCATGGTGTAAACATTACCTTTCCAGAGTCCTGGAATGGCAAATAAGAGGGGAATGGCTTTGAGAATGAGCCATGAGCCACCAGGTCTCAGCGGGGAAATAAACCATTCCCAAGCAATGCATAGAATAAACAGGTCAACAAAAGCTGCTGTAGCAATCAGTTGATACGGGTTTTTGGATAGCCAGCTTTTGAGCATGAATTGCCTTAAATGAGTTTGAGTGCTGTGAGTGCTAAGCGCTTGCCTTGAGCAATAGCTAAGCGTTGCTCTTCAGCGCTGATTGGAGCTCGGCCATCAGCATGTGCGAGGTGGGTGAGTCCGTAAGGGCTGCCACCAGTCGAGGTGCTCATGAGGTCGGGCTCACTGTACGGAATACCCATGATCATCATGCCGTGGTGAAGGAGGGGAATCATCATGGTGAGAAGAGTGCTTTCTTGCCCACCATGCAGACTGCCCGTGCTGGTGAAAACACAAGCTGGCTTACCAATGAGTGCACCATTCATCCATTCTGACGAGCTGCCATCCCAAAAATATTTCATGGGAGCCGCCATATTGCCAAAGCGAGTGGGTGATCCCAGAGCTAGGCCAATACATTCTTTTAAGTCTGCATACTCAACATAAGGAGCGCCATCAGATGGAACTGCCGCCTCGGTAGATTCACAAACAGTGGAGATGGCTGGCACGGTGCGTAATCGAGCGTTAGCACCTGGAACGCTTTCGATCCCCTCGGCAATAAGCCGTGCAAGGTTGCGGGTTGCGCCATAGCGTGAGTAGTACAAAACTAATATGTCTGATTGGCTCATATTTTTCTCTTATCTCTTATGATATGGGCGATGCGCCTCATTCGTAATCCTCAATTATGGCTCTCTCTTGGAAAAGAGATCTGGGAGCGTAATCGCGGACAAAATCTGAAGCAAGTGGCGGCTAGTTTGGCTTTCACAACTACGCTGTCCTTGGTCCCAATGCTGACGGTGGCTTCTATTCTGATTGGCTATCTTCCCAGCGTAGTGCGGATCAAATATGCCGTTCAGGCTTGGCTGCTCGATACCTATATGCCTGGCGGATTAAATCAACAAGTCTTTAACTACTTGAATCAATTTTCGGCTCAGGCCAAGGGTCTGACCTTGCTTGGTTTGATTGGTCTCGTGATTACGACGATGATGACAATGGCAGTGATTGAAAATGCTTTTAATCAAATTTTTCGTGTCTCGGAGCGGCGACCCATTGTGAAAAAGGTCGCAGTCTATTCAGCGGCCACAATAATGGGCCCCATTCTGCTGGGTATCGGGACTTATTTGAGTGGCCTGCTATTTAGTGCGGCAGAAGGGTGGACGGAAGCCCTAAGTTTTGGCTTGAGCTTATTCGCAACCGTGGTTCCGGTGCTTTTAGCAATGTCTGTATTCTCCGTGGCCTATAAAGTTCTGCCATATACACAAATTCAGTGGTGCGATGCGTTTAGCGGTGCCTTTTTTGCCGCTCTTACCTTCGAATTAATGAAGTTTGGATTCGGCCTCTTTTTAACTAATGTGGCCTTTTACAAAACGGTCTATGGTGCCTTTGCTATTTTCCCCTTGGCGCTCATTTGGATTTATCTGACTTGGTGGATTACCTTGGCTGGAGCAGTCTTAGTTGCCAACCTCCCCAGCATTCGGAGCGGGCTGCTTAGGGTTATTCGTTACTGAAATACCTCAATTGACCCTTGATTCCCTTTGGGCTTGAGAATATATTGTTCATATAAGAACTTATTGCTGGAGACCAAATGAAGGTTTGTGACATATTGCGCGTAAAAGGTAGCACTCTATTTACGGTAGCTCCAGAGACTACTTTGCAAACAGCGGTCTTGGTAATGAGTGACCACGATATCGGCTCCTTGGTGGTCATGGAATACGACAAGCTTGTCGGCATCCTGACATTCCGTGAGGTGATTGCTGCCTTGGCTAAGCATCATGGCAAATTGGATAATCTGTTGGTACAAAGCGTTATGAATTCCAAACCACTGACATGCAATATGGAAACTGAGATTGATGAAGTGCGTCGTATGATGTTGGTGGAGCATGCCCGCTACTTGCCGGTGATAGATCAAAAGATGCTGATGGGTGTGATTTCTTTCTATGACGTGGCTAAATCCGTCGTTGAAGCTCAAGACTTCGAAAACACCATGCTGAAGGCATATATCCGCGACTGGCCAGAAGAGTCCGAAAAGGCATCCCCTTAAGTGACCTAGCCCGATAGTCCTGACAGATGACATAATGTCGATATGTCAGGAAATACTTTAGGCCTCCTCTTTACAGTCACCACCTTTGGTGAATCCCATGGTCCCGCAATTGGCGCCGTTGTTGATGGCTGCCCTCCAGGAATGTCTCTGTGTGAAGCAGACTTGCAAATTGATTTAGATCGTCGAAAACCGGGAACCTCGCGTCATGTCACACAGCGTCAAGAGGCGGATAGGGTTGAAATTCTATCGGGTGTCTACGAGGGCAAAACCACTGGGACCCCAATTGGTTTATTGATACGTAATACGGATCAGCGCAGCCAAGACTATGGAAATATCCTGCAGACATTTAGACCTGGTCATGCTGATTACGCTTATCACTATAAATATGGCTTGCGCGATCCTCGTGGTGGTGGACGATCCTCCGCGAGATTGACTGCGCCTGTTGTTGCTGCAGCAGCTATTGCTAAGAAGTGGCTCAAAGAACAGTATGGCACTGAGTTTTATGGCTTCATGAGTCAGCTTGGTGAAATTGAAATTCCGTTTCAAGATGCAGCACTCATTGAGAGTAATCCTTTCTTTGCTGCAAACGCCGATATTGTTCCCCAGTTAGAAGCGTATATGGATGCATTGCGCAAAGCAGGGGATTCCTGTGGCGCCAAGATTGAAGTGCGGGCGCGTAATGTGCCAATTGGTTTAGGTGAGCCTTTATTTGATAAGTTGGATGCCGACATCGCGCATGCCATGATGGGTATTAATGCAGTCAAAGGTGTTGAGATTGGTGCTGGCTTTGGATCAGTAGCGCAACGCGGTAGCGAGCATGGCGATGAACTCCATCCAGATGGATTTGCAAGCAATAATTCTGGCGGTACTTTGGGTGGCATTAGTACTGGCCAAGATTTACGAGTCTCGATTGCAATTAAACCGACTTCTAGCATCTTGAGTCCAAAAGAATCAGTTGACCTAGATGGCAAGCCGATTACCGTGCAAACCAAAGGTCGTCATGATCCTTGTGTAGGTATTCGTGCAACGCCGATTGCTGAAGCAATGTTAGCTTTGGTATTGATTGATCATGCTCTACGCCATCGTGCTCAGTGCGGCGATGTGCAACATGCAGTACCGCCGGTGCCGGCTGCCCGACCTGGTTCAGTAAGCGACTAAATCCGTTTAAGAAAAAGATAATGACACCTTCAGTGCGTTGGGCCTT from Polynucleobacter sp. AP-Jannik-300A-C4 encodes the following:
- a CDS encoding serine/threonine protein kinase, whose protein sequence is MSQKKLVKQLLKKLDKLEADREKLIDKLAKALDKLEKKTPAKKVPAKKAVAKKAPAKKVTAKKAPAKKAVAKKAPAKKAATKRAPAKKVVSETPAQ
- a CDS encoding DUF2069 domain-containing protein; protein product: MLKSWLSKNPYQLIATAAFVDLFILCIAWEWFISPLRPGGSWLILKAIPLLFAIPGLWKGNVYTMQWASMLILLYITEGLVRILETGANFWMAALETTLGTVAFVCLLIYLKPIKARAKAAKKERAAAEIQG
- the aroC gene encoding chorismate synthase; its protein translation is MSGNTLGLLFTVTTFGESHGPAIGAVVDGCPPGMSLCEADLQIDLDRRKPGTSRHVTQRQEADRVEILSGVYEGKTTGTPIGLLIRNTDQRSQDYGNILQTFRPGHADYAYHYKYGLRDPRGGGRSSARLTAPVVAAAAIAKKWLKEQYGTEFYGFMSQLGEIEIPFQDAALIESNPFFAANADIVPQLEAYMDALRKAGDSCGAKIEVRARNVPIGLGEPLFDKLDADIAHAMMGINAVKGVEIGAGFGSVAQRGSEHGDELHPDGFASNNSGGTLGGISTGQDLRVSIAIKPTSSILSPKESVDLDGKPITVQTKGRHDPCVGIRATPIAEAMLALVLIDHALRHRAQCGDVQHAVPPVPAARPGSVSD
- the ppk2 gene encoding polyphosphate kinase 2, which gives rise to MSKSLISEDTYEADLRLLQIELVKLQRHNIQKGKRLLVIFEGRDAAGKDGSIKSVTENLSPRDTKVVALAAPSSLEEHEWYFQRYVAQLPSSGETVLFNRSWYNRAGVEKVMGFCTDDQYKLFMATVNDFESLLVRSEIQIIKYYLDISKEEQEKRLKDRKKDPLKQWKISPIDQKAQKMWDAYSEARDEMLKKTNSSDAPWTVICANDKKLAHLNLIADLLSRINYPDKDKKILKINPKIVLSWPVTSKNLPKLAK
- a CDS encoding YihY family inner membrane protein: MRLIRNPQLWLSLGKEIWERNRGQNLKQVAASLAFTTTLSLVPMLTVASILIGYLPSVVRIKYAVQAWLLDTYMPGGLNQQVFNYLNQFSAQAKGLTLLGLIGLVITTMMTMAVIENAFNQIFRVSERRPIVKKVAVYSAATIMGPILLGIGTYLSGLLFSAAEGWTEALSFGLSLFATVVPVLLAMSVFSVAYKVLPYTQIQWCDAFSGAFFAALTFELMKFGFGLFLTNVAFYKTVYGAFAIFPLALIWIYLTWWITLAGAVLVANLPSIRSGLLRVIRY
- a CDS encoding CBS domain-containing protein, yielding MKVCDILRVKGSTLFTVAPETTLQTAVLVMSDHDIGSLVVMEYDKLVGILTFREVIAALAKHHGKLDNLLVQSVMNSKPLTCNMETEIDEVRRMMLVEHARYLPVIDQKMLMGVISFYDVAKSVVEAQDFENTMLKAYIRDWPEESEKASP
- a CDS encoding MFS transporter is translated as MTLFSLPRTVWLIGLISFVNDAASEMLYPLMPLYLATVLMVGPRALGLIEGIAEATSSIFKLVSGVIVDRTKKTKPWIVIGYFLAGIGRPLIAMASSWAWVLCIRFTDRLGKGLRSSPRDALLAESVEPNQRGITFGLHRSMDNAGAVFGPLIAAYLLWIQVPLRDIFLWAVVPGVIAVVLALCLKEPVREKVTVKPFSWSLEGLPPQFKRYILVAGIFALANSSDMFLLLRARELGVPQEQIPLLWAAISLITTIFGTPLSALSDRFSRKNFILIAWAAFAFFYISMSFSGITLWMLCGLFAVYGLFKAATEGVEKALVADLAPRGMAGTAFGWFNLVSGLMLLPASLIFGLLYESFNPSYAFLFSGSCACIAFLMLAFWVFRVPETQNPR
- the wrbA gene encoding NAD(P)H:quinone oxidoreductase produces the protein MSQSDILVLYYSRYGATRNLARLIAEGIESVPGANARLRTVPAISTVCESTEAAVPSDGAPYVEYADLKECIGLALGSPTRFGNMAAPMKYFWDGSSSEWMNGALIGKPACVFTSTGSLHGGQESTLLTMMIPLLHHGMMIMGIPYSEPDLMSTSTGGSPYGLTHLAHADGRAPISAEEQRLAIAQGKRLALTALKLI